In Prochlorococcus marinus XMU1404, the following proteins share a genomic window:
- a CDS encoding NAD(P)/FAD-dependent oxidoreductase has translation MIEFDVVIIGGGLSGSSTALNLSKKGYSVLIIEKEKFNNYKPCAGGMASSMQRFLPLDIEDSIESKIKSVEFRWRAADNVTADLTGESPFWIIKRERLDQLLLDESLSKGVQIIRPLLIEKIIKKNDKWEISCNNKIKYISEFIVIADGSQSKWAGYFNLGPRKPKFANTISLRLKGLGEIPKDAVRFEFGFIKYGFAWAFPLRESLNIGLGTFINNALLENQEINKQVLKSFGFDDFPHKTISRKLRIWNGFHSINGDKILAVGDAASLCDPFLAEGIRPSLISSFYAAEYIDQYFSGKVDDLNLYTKKINNFWGKSMAWGRRIAQVFYRFPRTGYQLGVKRKTAPKRIAQILSGEMSYEDIAKRVIRRLLTKSGA, from the coding sequence TTGATAGAGTTTGATGTTGTAATAATTGGTGGAGGTTTATCAGGATCTTCCACCGCTCTTAACCTATCAAAGAAAGGATATTCTGTTTTAATTATTGAAAAAGAAAAATTCAATAACTACAAACCATGTGCAGGTGGGATGGCATCTTCAATGCAAAGATTTCTTCCTTTAGATATAGAAGATTCTATAGAATCAAAAATTAAGAGTGTTGAATTCAGATGGAGGGCTGCAGATAATGTAACTGCTGATCTGACTGGTGAGTCCCCATTTTGGATTATTAAGAGAGAGAGACTTGATCAATTATTACTTGATGAGTCCTTAAGTAAAGGAGTTCAGATAATAAGACCATTATTGATAGAAAAAATCATAAAAAAAAATGATAAATGGGAAATTTCATGCAATAACAAAATAAAATATATATCAGAATTTATTGTTATTGCAGATGGGTCCCAATCCAAATGGGCAGGATATTTCAATTTAGGGCCAAGAAAACCGAAATTTGCAAACACAATCTCATTAAGATTAAAAGGGTTAGGTGAAATACCTAAGGATGCAGTTAGATTTGAGTTTGGATTTATAAAATATGGGTTTGCATGGGCATTCCCCCTAAGAGAAAGTCTAAATATTGGTTTAGGGACTTTTATAAATAATGCTCTCTTAGAAAATCAGGAGATAAATAAACAAGTTCTCAAAAGCTTTGGTTTTGATGATTTTCCTCATAAAACAATTAGTAGAAAACTGAGAATATGGAATGGCTTCCACTCAATTAATGGTGACAAAATTTTAGCGGTTGGAGATGCAGCATCTCTATGTGATCCATTTTTAGCTGAAGGAATTAGACCATCTTTAATTAGCAGTTTTTATGCTGCAGAATACATAGATCAATACTTTTCAGGAAAAGTAGATGATTTAAATCTTTATACAAAAAAAATTAACAACTTTTGGGGGAAATCAATGGCTTGGGGAAGGAGAATAGCCCAAGTATTTTATAGGTTTCCCAGAACTGGATACCAATTAGGTGTCAAAAGAAAAACTGCACCTAAACGTATTGCTCAAATATTATCAGGAGAAATGAGTTATGAAGATATTGCAAAAAGAGTTATCAGAAGACTTTTAACAAAAAGTGGTGCTTAA
- the frr gene encoding ribosome recycling factor: MKEQEIQENMNKSVEATQRNFNTIRTGRANASLLDRVSVEYYGAETPIKSLATISTVDSQTISIQPFDISCLQAIEKSISMSDLGITPNNDGKLIRINVPPLTEERRKEFCKLASKYAEEGKVALRNIRRDAVDKEKKEEKDGLISIDESRDNQSEIQKITDKYIALIETKLSEKEKEILKV; the protein is encoded by the coding sequence ATGAAAGAACAAGAAATTCAAGAAAATATGAATAAAAGTGTTGAAGCAACGCAAAGAAACTTTAATACAATTAGGACTGGCAGAGCTAATGCTTCTTTGTTAGATAGAGTAAGTGTTGAGTACTATGGAGCAGAAACACCAATCAAATCACTTGCCACAATAAGCACTGTTGATTCACAAACAATTTCAATACAACCGTTTGATATTTCATGTTTGCAAGCGATTGAGAAATCTATTTCTATGAGTGATCTAGGTATTACTCCAAATAATGATGGTAAATTAATAAGAATAAATGTTCCTCCTTTAACAGAAGAAAGAAGAAAAGAATTTTGTAAATTAGCCTCTAAATATGCGGAGGAAGGAAAAGTAGCTTTGAGAAACATTAGAAGAGATGCAGTTGATAAAGAAAAAAAAGAGGAAAAAGATGGTCTTATCTCTATTGACGAATCGAGAGATAATCAATCTGAAATTCAGAAAATTACTGATAAATATATTGCCTTAATAGAAACTAAATTATCTGAAAAAGAGAAGGAAATTCTAAAAGTTTGA